The following are encoded in a window of Salinigranum halophilum genomic DNA:
- a CDS encoding ASCH domain-containing protein has protein sequence MATIDAGDLLPNERVEQMALAGTLTQLHRGDRYADEGDTFDIDGTTFVVTAVDERSLGDLTDADARAEGSEDLDAYRRRLEAVHDSFEWDDESPVVRHRFERQRSEE, from the coding sequence ATGGCAACGATCGATGCCGGTGACCTCCTCCCGAACGAGCGTGTCGAACAGATGGCGCTCGCGGGGACACTGACACAGTTACACCGCGGTGACCGCTACGCGGACGAGGGCGACACGTTCGACATCGACGGCACGACTTTCGTCGTCACCGCGGTCGACGAACGCAGCCTGGGTGACCTCACCGACGCCGACGCCCGCGCCGAGGGCTCGGAGGACCTCGACGCGTACCGACGGCGACTCGAGGCCGTCCACGACTCGTTCGAGTGGGACGACGAGTCACCGGTGGTCCGACACCGGTTCGAGCGGCAGCGCAGCGAGGAGTGA
- a CDS encoding winged helix-turn-helix transcriptional regulator, whose protein sequence is MATRETADADDRYSEEACVVIDSLEQIGSQWRLIVLHDLQEGEKRFNELKRSTGSSARTLSRVLDDLQETGFVDRRLEEDAPVATYYSLTAKGESLAPVFDAIESWANEWLAEDGSATEAVGSLTS, encoded by the coding sequence ATGGCAACGAGAGAGACGGCGGACGCCGACGACCGCTACAGCGAAGAGGCGTGTGTCGTCATCGACTCGCTCGAACAGATCGGTTCACAGTGGCGACTCATCGTCCTTCACGACCTCCAAGAGGGCGAGAAGCGGTTCAACGAACTCAAGCGCTCGACGGGGTCGAGCGCACGGACGCTCTCGCGCGTCCTCGACGACCTCCAGGAGACGGGCTTCGTCGACCGGCGTCTCGAGGAGGACGCGCCCGTCGCGACGTACTACTCGTTGACCGCCAAGGGGGAGTCGCTCGCACCGGTGTTCGACGCGATCGAGTCGTGGGCGAACGAGTGGCTCGCCGAGGACGGGTCCGCGACAGAAGCGGTCGGATCGCTCACGTCGTAG